One genomic segment of Primulina tabacum isolate GXHZ01 chromosome 9, ASM2559414v2, whole genome shotgun sequence includes these proteins:
- the LOC142556569 gene encoding protein WHAT'S THIS FACTOR 1 homolog, chloroplastic-like, giving the protein MLGRSKLTTFAFSRISNAEGLVLLSLLQFTASISSLKVVWRKDPQLDQAIENDKKWRLCARVVREVLNEPGQVIPLRYLEKRRERLRSPDSIEVFLARYPGLFDTYRDRIGPKADLVNFVRPSERLNRFLEEEKRIHEENEILIVSKLCKLLMMAKDRVVSADKLVEVKREFGFPDDCLVRLVSKYPEYFRLHGAPGEGKSYLELVSWNDEFAKSIIEKRADEESSSTGIRVRPAFNWKLPRGFILKKEMREWIRDWKELPYISPYSDVSHLDQASPEMEKRSVGVFHELLSLSIYKRVPVPILGKFCDEYRFSNAFSSVFTRHSGIFYMSRKGGIHTAMLREAYNSEELIDRDPLLEIRDKFIELLDEGQQQRADRLRLQKEMVWKDLELMAERNKELNCHDRGIETRNC; this is encoded by the coding sequence ATGCTTGGAAGATCGAAGCTGACAACATTTGCTTTCTCTAGAATCTCGAATGCCGAAGGGCTAGTGCTCTTATCGTTACTCCAGTTCACCGCCTCAATTTCAAGCCTGAAAGTGGTGTGGCGCAAGGACCCGCAACTCGACCAAGCAATTGAAAACGACAAGAAATGGCGGCTTTGCGCACGGGTTGTTCGGGAGGTTCTAAATGAACCGGGGCAGGTCATTCCGCTCCGCTATTTGGAGAAACGCCGAGAGAGGCTCCGTTCACCTGACAGCATCGAAGTTTTCCTTGCCCGGTATCCGGGTTTATTCGACACATACAGGGATCGGATTGGGCCCAAAGCTGATTTAGTTAATTTCGTTCGTCCCAGTGAGAGGCTCAACAGGTTTTTGGAAGAAGAGAAAAGGATTCACGAGGAAAATGAGATTTTGATCGTGTCGAAACTGTGTAAATTATTGATGATGGCCAAGGATAGGGTCGTTAGTGCTGATAAATTAGTTGAGGTGAAGAGAGAGTTTGGCTTCCCGGATGATTGTTTAGTGAGATTGGTGTCGAAGTATCCCGAATATTTTCGGTTACATGGAGCTCCTGGAGAGGGAAAATCGTACCTTGAACTGGTTTCTTGGAATGACGAGTTTGCGAAATCGATAATTGAGAAGAGGGCGGATGAGGAATCAAGTTCAACGGGCATCCGTGTTAGGCCTGCATTTAACTGGAAGCTGCCCCGTGGTTTTATACTCAAGAAGGAAATGAGAGAGTGGATTAGGGATTGGAAAGAGCTTCCTTACATTTCGCCTTACAGTGATGTGTCACATTTGGATCAGGCGTCTCCTGAGATGGAGAAGAGATCGGTCGGGGTTTTCCATGAGTTGCTTTCATTATCCATTTATAAGAGGGTTCCTGTACCGATCTTGGGAAAGTTTTGCGACGAGTACAGGTTTTCTAATGCGTTCTCGAGTGTGTTCACAAGACACTCAGGGATTTTCTATATGTCACGTAAGGGTGGGATTCATACCGCGATGCTTAGGGAAGCGTACAACAGTGAGGAGTTGATTGATCGCGATCCACTTCTTGAAATAAGAGATAAGTTTATTGAGTTGCTGGATGAGGGGCAGCAGCAGAGGGCTGATCGGTTGAGATTGCAGAAAGAAATGGTCTGGAAGGACTTGGAATTGATGGCGGAAAGAAACAAAGAATTGAACTGTCACGATCGTGGCATAGAAACACGAAATTGTTGA
- the LOC142556465 gene encoding adenylate isopentenyltransferase 3, chloroplastic-like yields the protein MQISLSVCKQTRPLLQFPANAISQLLHSRKEKVVVVMGATGAGKSRLSVDLATRFPAEVINSDKMQVYKGLDIATNKITDEERCGVHHHLLGDVDPESDFSPANFRSLASSAVESILHREQLPIIVGGSNSFIEALVDSDFRSRYDCCFLWVDVSMPTLHSFVSDRVDRMVERGMVTEVREFFNPDADYSRGIRRAIGVPELDNFFRIESFSDYEETRARILAEAIDRIKINTRKLACHQLEKILRLRNVKGWELHRLDATDVFRKRGGVAEAAWENIVAGRSAAIVSRFLCDRRRVAHCGGTPGMEASLMVAASY from the coding sequence ATGCAAATATCACTGTCTGTGTGCAAACAAACGCGCCCTTTGCTACAGTTTCCGGCGAATGCTATCTCGCAACTCCTCCACAGCCGGAAAGAAAAGGTCGTGGTGGTAATGGGAGCCACCGGCGCGGGGAAATCCCGCCTCTCCGTCGACCTCGCCACGCGTTTCCCGGCGGAGGTGATCAATTCCGACAAAATGCAGGTGTACAAAGGTCTCGATATAGCCACCAACAAAATCACTGACGAGGAGCGCTGCGGCGTCCACCACCATCTCCTCGGAGACGTCGACCCCGAATCAGATTTCTCCCCAGCCAATTTCCGCTCCTTGGCGTCATCTGCCGTGGAATCCATACTCCACCGCGAGCAGCTTCCCATCATAGTCGGCGGCTCCAATTCATTCATCGAAGCACTGGTTGACAGCGATTTCCGTTCGAGATACGATTGCTGTTTCCTGTGGGTGGACGTTTCGATGCCGACGTTGCATTCCTTCGTCTCGGATCGGGTGGATCGAATGGTGGAAAGAGGAATGGTGACTGAAGTTCGAGAGTTCTTCAATCCAGATGCCGATTACTCTAGAGGGATCCGAAGAGCAATCGGAGTCCCGGAACTGGACAACTTTTTCCGCATAGAATCATTCTCCGACTACGAGGAAACTCGAGCTCGGATTCTAGCCGAAGCAATTGACCGAATAAAGATAAACACCAGAAAATTGGCGTGCCACCAGTTGGAGAAAATTCTCCGGCTCCGGAATGTGAAAGGGTGGGAACTACACCGCCTCGATGCCACCGATGTGTTCAGGAAACGCGGTGGAGTAGCGGAGGCTGCGTGGGAGAATATAGTGGCTGGGCGGAGTGCCGCTATAGTAAGTAGGTTTTTGTGTGATCGCCGACGAGTGGCGCACTGCGGCGGCACACCGGGCATGGAAGCATCGCTAATGGTGGCTGCAAGTTACTGA
- the LOC142556408 gene encoding uncharacterized protein LOC142556408, translated as MDGAIISLKLSLLAMVLLVLYPTTKGQWAPVNPPPLCASQFALVNHACSKLPYMTIPPPSRPLPPPNSPNPPSHDGSSSRHHSGHGHRHRGHRHRETPIEEECCRWLNEVDSVCVCELLIHLPPFLIKPAHNYTVTVDETCSVTFPCSSSLL; from the coding sequence ATGGATGGAGCCATCATCTCTCTCAAATTGAGTCTACTCGCAATGGTGCTTCTGGTACTATATCCAACGACAAAAGGACAATGGGCACCTGTTAATCCCCCACCACTTTGTGCATCACAGTTTGCATTGGTAAATCATGCATGCTCCAAGTTGCCCTACATGACAATCCCTCCACCATCTCGACCACTTCCACCTCCTAATTCTCCTAACCCCCCATCTCATGACGGATCAAGCAGTCGACATCATTCGGGACATGGCCACAGGCACAGGGGTCACAGGCACAGAGAGACACCTATCGAAGAAGAGTGCTGTAGGTGGTTAAACGAAGTTGACAGCGTATGTGTCTGTGAATTGCTAATTCATTTGCCTCCGTTTCTGATCAAACCGGCGCATAACTACACAGTCACGGTGGATGAAACGTGTTCTGTGACGTTCCCGTGTAGTTCGAGTTTGCTTTGA
- the LOC142556570 gene encoding protein PALE CRESS, chloroplastic, whose amino-acid sequence MERLARLAHLPPPLLPSTSSRFPKALPSPHLHRRRFLLGSSLHRCKKIEEQDLYGLPKEYYDDEWQAKQREKTKELRRRQQKEIEEEERIEDEYREIGLRLQDYPLEDRQKAKKLVSSFIRSAEEVEEKIGEAAEKGELNELVLLVIWNRLDLARRDDEKDAVRSLDLLYRRVETEILKRQATPAMRLLNDLLNLHDGFDDDVWLKECKKRMAKTFPREDPFSILVPPGFDMDKHHGPIRPSFEADDILLRVDFVREVDALLQEVRSEHGEAVSVQSLDPESVGSLLKQQEKQRAIRQVEALLNLAIDLTW is encoded by the exons ATGGAGCGGCTAGCTCGTTTAGCGCATCTCCCGCCGCCGCTTTTACCCTCTACATCTTCACGATTTCCTAAAGCTCTTCCATCCCCACATCTGCATAGGAGGAGGTTTCTTCTTGGCTCGT CTCTGCATAGATGCAAGAAGATAGAAGAGCAAGACTTATATGGGCTTCCGAAAGAGTACTATGATGAT GAATGGCAAGCCAAGCAGAGGGAAAAGACCAAGGAATTGCGTCGGAGGCAGCAGAAGGAAATTGAGGAAGAGGAAAGGATCGAGGATGAGTACCGTGAAATTGGTTTGCGATTGCAGGATTATCCATTAGAAGACCGCCAAAAAGCCAAGAAACTAGTTTCGAGCTTCATAAGATCAGCTGAAGAGGTCGAAGAG AAAATTGGGGAAGCTGCTGAGAAAGGTGAACTCAATGAACTTGTCCTGCTGGTCATATGGAATCGTCTGGATCTCGCTCGACGTGAT GATGAAAAAGATGCTGTTAGAAGTCTTGATCTCCTGTACCGGCGGGTTGAG ACTGAGATTTTGAAACGGCAGGCGACTCCTGCCATGAGATTACTCAACGATCTCCTGAATCTGCATGACGGATTTGATGATGATGTGTGGCTTAAGGAGTGTAAGAAGCGTATGGCTAAGACTTTCCCACGAGAAGATCCATTTAGCATTCTTGTTCCTCCTGGATTTGACATGGATAAG CATCATGGCCCAATCCGACCATCCTTTGAAGCAGATGACATTCTTTTGAGGGTAGATTTTGTGAGAGAAGTCGATGCATTGCTGCAAGAGGTTCGATCCGAACATGGCGAAGCAGTGAGCGTCCAATCCCTCGACCCTGAGTCAGTTGGTAGTCTGTTAAAGCAGCAGGAGAAACAAAGAGCCATTCGCCAGGTTGAAGCTCTGCTAAATTTGGCCATTGATTTGACATGGTAG